In Synechococcus sp. HK05, one DNA window encodes the following:
- a CDS encoding alanine--glyoxylate aminotransferase family protein: protein MQDKLTLMIPGPTPVPETVLQAMGKHPIGHRSADFQKIVRRTTEQLQWLHQTKNDVLVITGSGTAAMEAGIINVLSKGDKVLCGDNGKFGERWVKVAKAYGLDVQVIKAEWGQPLDPEAFRSALEADSAKAIKAVILTHSETSTGVINDLETIAMHVKAHGTALTIADCVTSLGACSVPMDAWGIDVIGSGSQKGYMMPPGLAFVAMSDRAWAAAERSDLPKFYLDLAKYRKSAHADSNPFTPAINLYFALEAALEMMQAEGLEAIFARHARHRAAAQAGMKAIGLPLYAAEGCGSPAITAVAPDGIDAESLRKKVKERFDILLAGGQDHLKGHVFRIGHLGFVCDRDVLTAVAAIEATLQELGLHKGSAGAGVAACAAALAS from the coding sequence ATGCAGGACAAGCTCACCCTCATGATCCCCGGCCCCACCCCGGTGCCGGAAACCGTCCTGCAAGCGATGGGTAAGCACCCCATCGGTCACCGCAGCGCCGACTTCCAGAAGATCGTGCGCCGCACCACAGAACAGCTGCAATGGCTGCATCAGACCAAGAACGATGTGTTGGTGATCACCGGCAGTGGCACCGCCGCCATGGAAGCCGGAATCATCAATGTGCTGAGCAAGGGCGACAAGGTGCTCTGCGGCGACAACGGCAAGTTTGGTGAGCGCTGGGTGAAGGTGGCCAAGGCCTACGGCCTGGATGTGCAGGTGATCAAGGCCGAGTGGGGCCAACCCCTCGATCCCGAAGCCTTCCGCAGTGCCCTCGAGGCCGACAGCGCCAAGGCGATCAAGGCCGTGATCCTCACCCACTCGGAAACCTCCACCGGGGTGATCAACGATCTGGAAACGATCGCCATGCACGTGAAGGCCCACGGCACCGCCCTCACCATCGCCGACTGCGTCACCAGCCTGGGGGCCTGCAGCGTGCCGATGGATGCCTGGGGCATCGATGTGATCGGCTCCGGCTCTCAGAAGGGCTACATGATGCCGCCAGGCCTGGCCTTCGTGGCCATGAGCGATCGCGCCTGGGCTGCCGCCGAGCGCTCCGATCTGCCGAAGTTCTATCTGGATCTGGCGAAGTACCGCAAATCGGCCCACGCCGACAGCAATCCCTTCACCCCGGCGATCAACCTCTACTTCGCCCTGGAAGCGGCGCTGGAGATGATGCAAGCCGAAGGCCTTGAGGCGATCTTCGCCCGCCATGCCCGCCACCGCGCCGCCGCCCAGGCCGGCATGAAGGCGATCGGCCTGCCCCTCTATGCGGCTGAGGGCTGCGGCAGCCCGGCCATCACCGCCGTGGCCCCGGATGGGATCGACGCTGAGAGCCTGCGCAAGAAGGTGAAGGAGCGCTTCGACATCCTGCTGGCCGGCGGCCAGGATCACCTCAAGGGCCACGTGTTCCGCATCGGCCACCTCGGCTTCGTTTGCGATCGCGACGTGCTCACCGCTGTGGCCGCCATCGAAGCGACCCTGCAGGAACTGGGCCTGCACAAAGGATCAGCCGGTGCTGGCGTCGCCGCCTGTGCGGCAGCCCTGGCCAGCTGA
- the cbiD gene encoding cobalt-precorrin-5B (C(1))-methyltransferase CbiD, whose translation MTSSGYTLPVWVAAAAVAAVQRLRGEPLSSSAAPEVLLQLQPDADAPEPPLVAVAVEGAALLGPDRALGISRCEPGDGLDLTRGLAVWVEARWAELLPGEAWLQLKAGEGVGVLAGSAALCLSAFARALLACNLQPLLPDGCGLRLRITLPGGRQLAQRTSNEAFGVVDGLALIGTQAAVQRSADPDQLARARAELVRRAADPALATELVLVIGENGLDLAPSLGLPAPWLLKAGNWIGPLMVAAAEQGVERLLLFGYQGKLIKLAGGIFHTHHHLADGRLEVLTTQAALLGLPLEQLQRLARAASVDEALRDLAAADAAAARALQQQLAAAIEERSAAYVARHGQRGLRIGAVLFDRARRLCAQGPCGAELLQAFRARDLG comes from the coding sequence ATGACTAGTTCCGGCTACACCCTGCCGGTGTGGGTGGCCGCTGCCGCCGTGGCAGCGGTGCAGCGCCTGCGCGGCGAGCCGCTCTCCAGCTCCGCCGCCCCCGAGGTGTTGCTGCAGTTGCAGCCGGATGCCGATGCTCCCGAGCCGCCGCTGGTGGCGGTGGCTGTTGAGGGCGCGGCTCTGCTGGGGCCGGATCGGGCCCTGGGGATCAGCCGCTGCGAGCCCGGTGACGGCCTGGATCTCACCCGTGGCCTGGCGGTGTGGGTGGAGGCCCGTTGGGCGGAGCTACTGCCGGGCGAGGCGTGGTTGCAGCTGAAGGCCGGTGAGGGTGTGGGGGTGTTGGCCGGCAGCGCTGCGTTGTGTCTTTCGGCGTTCGCGCGGGCGCTGCTCGCGTGCAACCTGCAGCCCCTGCTGCCGGATGGGTGTGGCCTGAGGCTGCGCATCACCCTGCCTGGGGGGCGGCAGCTGGCGCAGCGCACCAGCAATGAGGCCTTCGGTGTGGTGGATGGTTTGGCTCTGATCGGCACGCAGGCGGCGGTGCAGCGCAGCGCCGATCCCGATCAGCTGGCCCGCGCCCGCGCTGAACTGGTGCGCCGGGCCGCGGATCCCGCCCTCGCTACCGAGCTGGTGCTGGTGATCGGTGAAAACGGGCTGGATCTGGCCCCCAGCCTCGGCTTGCCAGCCCCTTGGCTGCTGAAAGCCGGCAACTGGATCGGCCCGCTGATGGTGGCGGCGGCGGAGCAGGGGGTGGAGCGCCTGCTGCTGTTTGGCTACCAGGGCAAGTTGATCAAGCTCGCCGGCGGCATCTTCCACACCCACCACCACCTGGCCGATGGTCGTTTGGAGGTGCTCACCACCCAGGCGGCGCTGCTGGGGTTGCCTCTGGAGCAGCTGCAGCGCCTGGCGCGGGCCGCCAGCGTGGATGAGGCGCTGCGCGATCTGGCGGCGGCTGATGCAGCGGCGGCTCGGGCCCTGCAGCAGCAGCTGGCGGCTGCCATCGAGGAGCGCAGTGCCGCCTACGTGGCCCGGCACGGCCAGCGCGGTCTACGCATCGGGGCGGTGTTGTTCGATCGCGCGCGGCGCCTCTGCGCCCAGGGGCCCTGCGGAGCCGAGTTGCTGCAGGCCTTCAGGGCCCGAGATCTAGGGTGA
- the guaA gene encoding glutamine-hydrolyzing GMP synthase gives MSNVTPTAIGETDRHPAIVILDFGSQYSELIARRVRETEVYSLVMGYSTTAEELKAINPKGIILSGGPSSVYAEHAPLCDPEIWNLGIPVLGVCYGMQLMVQQLGGSVVAAGRAEYGKAPLYVDDPTDLLTNVDEGSTMWMSHGDSVERLPDGFVRLAHTDNTPEAAVADHARRLYGVQFHPEVVHSTCGMAMLRNFVYHICGCLPDWTTAAFIDEAVADVRRQVGDKRVLLALSGGVDSSTLAFLLHKAIGDQLTCMFIDQGFMRKGEPEFLVEFFDKRFHINVEYINACERFINKLEGVTDPEEKRKLIGTEFIRVFEEESKRLGPFDYLAQGTLYPDVIESAGTNVDPKTGERVAVKIKSHHNVGGLPKDLQFKLVEPLRKLFKDEVRKVGRTLGLPEEIVGRHPFPGPGLAIRILGEVTNDKLDILRDADLIVREEIKTAGLYHEIWQAFAVLLPVRSVGVMGDKRTYAFPVVLRCVSSEDGMTADWSRLPYDLLETISNRIVNEVKGVNRVVLDITSKPPGTIEWE, from the coding sequence ATGTCGAACGTGACCCCCACCGCCATCGGCGAAACCGATCGTCATCCAGCGATCGTGATTCTGGATTTCGGTTCTCAGTATTCCGAGCTGATTGCCCGGCGCGTGCGCGAAACCGAGGTGTATTCCCTGGTGATGGGATACAGCACCACGGCGGAGGAGCTGAAGGCGATCAATCCCAAGGGGATCATTCTCAGTGGTGGCCCCAGTTCGGTGTATGCCGAGCACGCTCCGTTGTGTGATCCCGAGATCTGGAATCTGGGGATTCCTGTGCTGGGTGTTTGCTACGGCATGCAGCTGATGGTGCAGCAGCTGGGGGGTTCGGTGGTGGCGGCTGGCCGCGCTGAATACGGCAAGGCGCCGCTCTACGTGGACGACCCCACCGATCTGCTCACCAACGTGGATGAAGGTTCCACGATGTGGATGAGCCATGGCGACTCCGTGGAGCGGTTGCCGGATGGCTTTGTGCGATTAGCCCACACCGACAACACTCCCGAAGCGGCGGTGGCTGATCACGCCCGCCGGCTGTATGGCGTGCAGTTCCACCCCGAAGTGGTGCACTCCACTTGCGGCATGGCGATGCTGCGCAACTTCGTTTATCACATCTGCGGTTGTCTACCGGACTGGACCACCGCTGCCTTCATTGATGAGGCGGTGGCCGATGTGCGCCGGCAAGTGGGCGACAAGCGCGTGCTGCTGGCGCTTTCGGGCGGTGTGGATTCCTCCACGCTCGCCTTCCTGCTGCACAAGGCGATCGGTGATCAGCTCACGTGCATGTTCATCGACCAGGGCTTCATGCGCAAAGGCGAGCCCGAGTTTCTGGTGGAGTTTTTCGACAAGCGCTTCCACATCAATGTGGAATACATCAATGCGTGCGAGCGTTTCATCAACAAGCTCGAAGGGGTCACCGATCCTGAAGAGAAGCGCAAATTGATTGGCACAGAATTCATCCGGGTGTTTGAAGAGGAGAGCAAGCGCCTCGGGCCCTTCGATTACCTCGCCCAGGGCACGCTCTATCCCGATGTGATCGAGAGCGCTGGCACCAATGTGGATCCCAAAACGGGTGAACGGGTGGCGGTGAAGATCAAGAGCCACCACAACGTGGGCGGCCTCCCCAAAGACCTCCAGTTCAAGCTGGTGGAGCCGCTGCGCAAGCTGTTCAAAGACGAGGTGCGCAAAGTGGGCCGCACCCTCGGGCTGCCCGAGGAAATCGTGGGCCGTCACCCCTTCCCGGGCCCCGGCCTGGCGATTCGCATCCTGGGCGAGGTGACCAACGACAAGCTCGACATCCTGCGCGATGCCGATCTGATCGTGCGTGAAGAGATCAAGACCGCTGGCCTCTATCACGAGATCTGGCAGGCCTTTGCCGTGCTGTTGCCCGTGCGCAGCGTGGGGGTGATGGGTGACAAGCGCACCTATGCCTTCCCGGTGGTGCTGCGCTGCGTGTCGAGTGAAGATGGCATGACCGCCGATTGGTCGCGCTTGCCTTACGACCTGCTGGAGACCATCTCCAACCGGATCGTGAATGAGGTGAAGGGGGTGAACCGCGTGGTGCTTGATATCACCAGCAAGCCCCCCGGCACGATCGAGTGGGAGTGA
- the mrdA gene encoding penicillin-binding protein 2, which yields MALASGGQRHTGMQQQPAILLGLVVLFASAMVLRLGWLQLLHGQENRARADENRIRLLARNPVRGRILDRNGQVLVSSRLTYSLYLQPKQVNDQSWPALRSRLSQLMGLPEAQLDQKRREGPGAQRYRIELASELTPQQVLRFREQSSGLKGAEVDLDVLRSYPHGSLGAHALGYTQPITEQEYKSLAKKGYQIRDRIGRIGLEAAFESHLRGAWGGQMVEVNAMGEIQRILGDRPSKAGKDLHTTLDLDLQRAAEEVLKDKPGGAIVALNPANGAILALASRPTFDPNFFSKSVTTQKEYDALFNSPVKPLLSRAMSAYDPGSTWKAVTAMAGMESGKFLPNTKLVTRGCITYGGHCFPDHNGAGFGTIGYEDALRFSSNTFFYQIGVGVGSIALHNAALSLGFTKPSGIEIGYEESLGLVGNERWAAQGRGWAKPGSTPWIPEDMASMSIGQSVVQITPLQLARAYAVFANGGYLITPHLVDQGLDWTDPPRRTKVNIKPATLATIARGLRKVVSDGTGAGMNVPNLPPVAGKTGTAEDSTGGPDHAWFACYAPYPNGQIVVVAFAQNTPGGGSVHALPMARKVLEVWNQLRKS from the coding sequence ATGGCGCTGGCTTCGGGCGGGCAACGCCACACAGGCATGCAGCAGCAGCCAGCGATCCTGCTGGGGCTGGTGGTGCTGTTCGCTTCAGCGATGGTGCTGCGGCTGGGTTGGCTGCAGTTGCTGCACGGCCAGGAAAATCGGGCCCGAGCCGATGAAAACCGCATTCGCCTGCTGGCGCGCAACCCCGTGCGCGGCCGCATTCTCGATCGCAACGGCCAGGTGCTGGTGTCGAGCCGGCTCACCTACAGCCTCTACCTCCAGCCCAAGCAGGTGAACGACCAGAGCTGGCCGGCCTTGCGGAGCCGGCTCAGCCAGCTGATGGGGCTTCCGGAAGCCCAGTTGGACCAGAAGCGGCGTGAAGGGCCTGGTGCCCAGCGTTATCGGATCGAGCTGGCCAGCGAGCTCACGCCCCAGCAGGTGCTGCGCTTCCGCGAGCAGAGCTCAGGCCTCAAGGGTGCCGAGGTGGATCTCGATGTGCTGCGTAGCTACCCGCACGGCTCTCTGGGGGCCCATGCCCTCGGCTACACCCAGCCGATCACCGAGCAGGAATACAAGAGCCTGGCCAAAAAGGGCTATCAGATCCGCGATCGCATCGGCCGCATCGGCCTCGAGGCGGCCTTTGAGTCGCATTTGCGCGGGGCCTGGGGCGGCCAGATGGTGGAAGTGAATGCCATGGGTGAGATCCAGCGGATCCTGGGCGATCGGCCGTCGAAGGCCGGCAAGGATCTGCACACCACCCTCGATCTGGATCTGCAGCGGGCGGCTGAGGAGGTGCTCAAAGACAAGCCCGGCGGTGCGATCGTGGCGCTCAACCCGGCCAATGGCGCGATCCTGGCTCTGGCCAGCCGCCCCACCTTCGATCCCAACTTCTTCTCGAAAAGCGTTACCACCCAAAAGGAATACGACGCCCTGTTCAATTCACCGGTGAAGCCGCTGCTCAGCCGAGCGATGAGCGCCTACGACCCGGGCAGCACCTGGAAGGCGGTGACCGCCATGGCGGGGATGGAGAGCGGCAAGTTTCTCCCCAACACCAAGCTGGTGACGCGGGGCTGCATCACCTACGGCGGCCACTGCTTCCCGGATCACAACGGCGCCGGGTTCGGCACCATCGGCTACGAGGACGCGTTGCGCTTCTCGAGCAACACGTTCTTCTATCAAATCGGTGTGGGTGTGGGTTCGATCGCCCTCCACAACGCGGCCTTGAGCCTGGGGTTCACCAAACCCTCCGGCATCGAGATCGGCTACGAGGAAAGTCTCGGTTTGGTGGGGAATGAGCGCTGGGCGGCCCAGGGCCGCGGCTGGGCCAAACCCGGAAGCACGCCCTGGATCCCTGAAGACATGGCCAGCATGTCGATCGGGCAGTCGGTGGTGCAGATCACGCCGCTGCAGCTGGCCCGGGCCTATGCCGTGTTTGCCAATGGTGGCTATCTGATCACGCCCCACCTGGTGGATCAGGGGCTGGATTGGACCGATCCTCCCCGCCGCACCAAGGTGAACATCAAGCCCGCAACCCTCGCCACCATTGCCCGCGGACTGCGCAAGGTGGTGTCGGATGGCACGGGGGCTGGCATGAACGTGCCCAACCTGCCGCCCGTGGCAGGCAAGACCGGTACCGCCGAAGACAGCACCGGTGGCCCGGATCACGCCTGGTTTGCTTGTTATGCGCCGTATCCCAACGGCCAGATCGTGGTGGTGGCGTTTGCGCAGAACACCCCGGGCGGCGGTTCCGTGCATGCCCTGCCGATGGCGCGCAAGGTGCTCGAGGTGTGGAATCAGCTGCGCAAGAGCTGA
- a CDS encoding glycosyltransferase family 1 protein, translating to MKIALFTETFLPKVDGIVTRLTKTVQHLVAAGDEVLIVCPEGAPDTYMGAQVLGVPAMPLPLYPELKLALPRPMVSDALEAFNPDLVHVVNPAVLGLGGIWIAKTKGYPLVASYHTHLPKYLEHYGLGMLEPVLWELLKAAHNQAQLNLCTSTAMVAELSEKGIQHTALWQRGVDTDLFRPELRSEAMRQRLLGGRSDTGKLLLYIGRLSAEKQIERIRPVLDALPDARLALVGDGPYRQQLETLFAGSAATFVGYLAGEELASAYASADAFLFPSSTETLGLVLLEAMAAGCPVVGANRGGIPDIVTDGVNGCLYEPDGVDGGAGSLTAAALRLLGDPSQREQLRRNARQEAERWGWAGATEQLRRYYRQVLSSTPNPALVG from the coding sequence TTGAAGATCGCCCTCTTCACCGAAACCTTCCTCCCCAAGGTGGATGGGATCGTCACCCGGCTCACCAAAACGGTGCAGCACCTGGTGGCGGCCGGCGATGAGGTGCTGATCGTCTGCCCGGAGGGCGCACCCGACACCTACATGGGCGCTCAGGTGCTGGGGGTGCCGGCCATGCCGCTACCCCTCTATCCCGAGCTGAAGCTGGCCCTACCGCGGCCGATGGTGTCGGATGCGCTGGAGGCCTTCAACCCGGATCTGGTGCATGTGGTGAACCCAGCCGTGCTGGGTTTGGGGGGAATCTGGATCGCCAAAACCAAGGGCTATCCCCTGGTGGCCAGCTACCACACCCATCTGCCCAAATACCTCGAGCACTACGGCCTCGGCATGCTCGAGCCGGTGCTGTGGGAGCTGCTCAAAGCCGCCCATAACCAGGCCCAGCTCAACCTCTGCACCTCGACCGCGATGGTGGCCGAGCTGAGCGAGAAGGGCATCCAGCACACCGCCCTCTGGCAGCGCGGTGTCGACACCGACCTGTTCCGCCCCGAGCTGCGCAGCGAAGCCATGCGCCAGCGCCTGCTGGGCGGCCGCAGCGACACCGGCAAGCTGCTGCTCTACATCGGGCGCCTATCGGCTGAGAAGCAGATCGAGCGGATTCGGCCCGTGCTCGATGCCCTGCCGGATGCGCGCCTGGCGCTGGTGGGTGATGGCCCTTACCGGCAGCAACTGGAAACGCTGTTTGCCGGCAGTGCCGCCACCTTCGTGGGGTATCTGGCCGGCGAAGAGCTGGCCAGCGCTTACGCCAGCGCCGATGCCTTCCTGTTCCCCAGCAGCACCGAAACCCTGGGGCTTGTACTGCTGGAAGCGATGGCCGCCGGCTGCCCGGTGGTGGGCGCCAACCGCGGCGGCATCCCCGACATCGTGACCGACGGCGTGAACGGCTGCCTCTACGAACCCGACGGGGTGGATGGGGGCGCCGGCAGCCTCACCGCTGCGGCCCTGCGCCTGCTGGGTGATCCCAGCCAACGGGAGCAACTGCGCCGCAACGCCCGCCAGGAAGCAGAGCGCTGGGGCTGGGCGGGAGCCACCGAGCAGCTGCGCCGCTACTACCGCCAAGTGCTCAGCAGCACGCCAAACCCTGCCCTGGTGGGCTGA
- a CDS encoding NAD-dependent epimerase/dehydratase family protein, with protein sequence MKVFVLGGDGFCGWPCAVNLADQGHDVLIVDNLSRRKIDVDLAVESLTPIATMPDRLRAWEQTGGKPMRFVHMDIAHEYQRLLDLLLEERPDSVVHFAEQRAAPYSMKSSATKRYTVDNNVNGTHNLLAAIVESGLDIHVVHLGTMGVYGYGSHRGATIPEGYLKVEVPQPDGSRFEEEILHPASPGSVYHMTKTLDQLLFLYYNKNDNVRITDLHQGIVWGTNTEATDRDPRLTNRFDYDGDYGTVLNRFLMQAAIGYPLTVHGTGGQTRAFIHIRDSVRCVQLALENPPTRGERVKIFNQMTESHQVGELAKKVAALTGAEINHLPNPRNEAVENDLIVDNRCFIELGLNPTTLDDGLLKEVVEIAGRYADRCDRSRIPCISAWTKTQEAAIQAA encoded by the coding sequence GTGAAGGTTTTCGTTCTCGGCGGTGACGGCTTCTGTGGCTGGCCCTGCGCCGTGAACCTGGCGGATCAGGGCCACGACGTGCTGATCGTCGACAACCTCAGCCGCCGCAAGATCGACGTCGATCTGGCCGTCGAGTCGTTGACCCCGATCGCGACCATGCCCGATCGTCTGCGGGCCTGGGAGCAGACCGGCGGCAAGCCGATGCGCTTTGTCCACATGGACATTGCCCACGAATATCAGCGCCTGCTGGATCTGTTGCTGGAAGAGCGCCCGGATTCGGTGGTGCACTTCGCCGAGCAGCGCGCTGCGCCCTATTCGATGAAGAGCAGCGCCACCAAGCGCTACACCGTTGATAACAACGTCAACGGCACCCACAACCTGCTGGCCGCCATCGTGGAGAGCGGCCTCGACATCCACGTGGTGCACCTGGGCACGATGGGTGTGTACGGCTACGGCTCCCACCGCGGCGCCACCATCCCCGAGGGCTACCTGAAGGTGGAGGTGCCCCAGCCGGATGGCTCCCGCTTCGAGGAAGAAATCCTGCACCCCGCCAGCCCGGGCAGCGTCTATCACATGACGAAGACGCTGGATCAGCTGCTCTTCCTCTACTACAACAAAAACGACAACGTGCGGATCACGGATCTGCACCAGGGCATCGTCTGGGGTACCAACACCGAAGCCACCGACCGCGACCCGCGCCTCACCAACCGCTTCGACTACGACGGTGACTACGGGACGGTGCTCAACCGCTTCTTGATGCAGGCCGCGATCGGCTACCCGCTCACTGTGCACGGCACCGGCGGACAGACCCGCGCCTTCATCCACATTCGCGATTCGGTTCGCTGCGTACAACTAGCCCTGGAGAACCCTCCCACCCGCGGTGAGCGGGTGAAGATCTTCAACCAGATGACTGAAAGTCATCAGGTGGGCGAACTAGCCAAGAAGGTGGCCGCCCTCACCGGCGCCGAGATCAACCACCTCCCCAACCCCCGAAACGAGGCGGTGGAGAACGATCTGATCGTGGACAACCGCTGCTTCATCGAGCTGGGCCTCAACCCCACCACCCTCGACGACGGCCTGCTCAAGGAAGTGGTGGAGATCGCCGGTCGCTACGCCGATCGCTGCGACCGCAGCCGCATCCCCTGCATTTCGGCCTGGACCAAGACCCAGGAAGCTGCCATCCAGGCGGCCTGA
- a CDS encoding photosystem II assembly protein Psb34 produces the protein MQVTEEDGGRLNAFAKEPRMEVMEVGETSAANSKLLLIGGAVLVLLLVGVAAGIS, from the coding sequence ATGCAGGTCACCGAAGAGGACGGCGGCAGGCTCAATGCCTTCGCTAAAGAACCACGCATGGAGGTGATGGAGGTCGGCGAGACCAGCGCCGCCAACAGCAAGCTGCTGCTGATCGGCGGCGCCGTGCTGGTGCTGCTGCTGGTGGGCGTGGCCGCAGGGATCAGCTGA
- a CDS encoding thiazole synthase encodes MTATNSQQNDPLVIGGRSFNSRLMTGTGKYPSIQAMQASLVSSACDIVTVAVRRVQSQAAGHEGLMEAIDWRRIWMLPNTAGCATAEEAIRVARLGRELAKLAGQDDNTFVKLEVIPDTRHLLPDPIGTLEAAEQLVKEGFTVLPYINADPLLAKRLEEAGCATVMPLGSPIGSGQGIRNAANIALIIENATVPVVVDAGLGVPSEAAQAMEMGADALLINSAIAMAGDPPAMARAMAMACEAGRTAFHAGRLPIRADANPSSPIAGRVGT; translated from the coding sequence GTGACCGCCACCAACAGCCAGCAGAACGACCCCCTGGTGATCGGCGGGCGCAGCTTCAACAGCCGCCTGATGACCGGCACCGGCAAATACCCGAGCATCCAGGCGATGCAGGCCAGCCTGGTGAGCAGCGCCTGCGACATTGTGACCGTGGCGGTGCGCCGCGTGCAGAGCCAGGCCGCCGGCCACGAAGGGCTGATGGAGGCGATCGACTGGCGGCGGATCTGGATGCTGCCCAACACCGCCGGCTGCGCCACCGCCGAGGAGGCGATCCGCGTGGCGCGGCTCGGGCGGGAGCTAGCGAAGCTGGCCGGGCAGGACGACAACACCTTCGTGAAGCTGGAGGTGATTCCCGACACCCGGCACCTCTTGCCCGATCCGATCGGCACCCTGGAGGCCGCGGAGCAGCTGGTGAAAGAGGGTTTCACCGTGCTGCCTTACATCAATGCCGACCCGCTGCTGGCCAAGCGACTCGAAGAGGCCGGCTGCGCCACGGTGATGCCCCTGGGCTCCCCGATCGGCTCCGGCCAGGGCATCCGCAACGCCGCCAACATCGCACTGATCATTGAAAACGCCACGGTGCCGGTGGTGGTGGATGCGGGGCTGGGGGTGCCCAGCGAAGCCGCTCAGGCGATGGAGATGGGCGCCGATGCCCTGCTGATCAACAGCGCCATTGCCATGGCCGGCGATCCGCCCGCCATGGCGCGCGCCATGGCCATGGCCTGCGAGGCGGGTCGCACCGCGTTCCATGCCGGCCGCCTGCCCATCCGCGCCGACGCCAATCCCAGCTCCCCCATCGCCGGCCGCGTGGGCACGTGA
- a CDS encoding tetratricopeptide repeat protein, with protein MDFSLPQAYLIGLLVILGAAAVLVARQILRVRRDEVALIRLEQSSKSGEQTAADLYELASVQLRKRLYGQAIDNLKLASKCSAAEPPEAQALIENALGFALAAQSNYGAAIKHYRAALRAKADYPVALNNLAFALEKQQKPEEAKENYLKVLELDSSNGTAKKRLKRLERTAA; from the coding sequence ATGGATTTTTCGCTTCCTCAGGCCTACCTGATCGGGTTGCTGGTGATTCTTGGCGCTGCCGCCGTGCTGGTGGCTCGCCAAATCCTGCGGGTCCGCCGCGACGAAGTGGCGTTGATCCGGCTGGAGCAATCCAGCAAAAGTGGTGAGCAAACCGCCGCCGATCTCTACGAACTGGCCTCCGTGCAGCTGCGCAAGCGGCTCTACGGCCAAGCCATCGACAATCTGAAGCTGGCCAGCAAGTGCTCGGCCGCTGAACCCCCCGAAGCCCAGGCGTTGATCGAAAACGCGCTGGGCTTTGCGCTGGCTGCCCAGAGCAACTACGGCGCAGCCATCAAGCACTACCGGGCCGCCCTACGCGCCAAGGCCGACTATCCGGTGGCTCTGAACAACCTCGCCTTCGCCCTCGAGAAGCAGCAAAAGCCCGAGGAAGCCAAGGAGAACTATCTGAAAGTGCTCGAGCTCGACAGCAGCAATGGCACAGCGAAAAAGCGGCTGAAGCGCCTGGAGCGCACTGCCGCCTGA
- the rplT gene encoding 50S ribosomal protein L20 has product MARVKRGNVARKRRNKILRLARGFRGGNGSLFRTANQRVMKALCNAYRDRRRRKRDFRRLWIARINAAARLNGLSYSRLIGGLKKADVQLNRKMLAQLAVVDPGSFTAVVGAAKS; this is encoded by the coding sequence ATGGCACGCGTTAAGAGGGGCAATGTCGCCCGTAAGCGCCGCAACAAAATCCTGCGTTTGGCCCGCGGCTTCCGCGGCGGCAACGGCTCGCTGTTCCGCACCGCCAACCAGCGGGTGATGAAGGCCCTCTGCAACGCGTACCGCGATCGTCGCCGCCGCAAGCGCGACTTCCGCCGCCTGTGGATCGCTCGCATCAACGCTGCCGCTCGCCTGAATGGCCTGAGCTACAGCCGTTTGATTGGCGGCCTCAAGAAGGCTGATGTGCAGCTGAACCGCAAGATGCTCGCCCAGCTGGCTGTTGTGGATCCCGGCAGCTTCACCGCTGTGGTGGGTGCAGCCAAGAGCTGA
- the rpmI gene encoding 50S ribosomal protein L35 produces MPKLKTRKAAAKRFKATGSGKFMRRHAFRNHLLDHKSPKRKRFLGTMAVVDERDADNVRAMLPYS; encoded by the coding sequence ATGCCGAAGCTCAAGACCCGCAAAGCAGCCGCCAAGCGGTTCAAAGCCACCGGCAGCGGAAAGTTCATGCGCCGCCACGCTTTCCGCAACCACCTGCTCGACCACAAGAGCCCGAAGCGCAAGCGTTTCCTCGGCACCATGGCCGTGGTTGACGAGCGCGACGCGGACAACGTGCGCGCCATGCTCCCCTACAGCTGA